CTTTGGATCAAAATTGCTGTATTTAGCCAGCTCTATATAGCCTAGCAATAATACTGAATCACTAGTCTGACAGTCATTTGTCTTTGGTTTTTTATCAGGACTTACGCAAAGGTAACGTATTTTCGTCCGCAGCGAGCGAAGCGAAGCAATCTCGTCAAGACCAGGATTGCTGAGTCCCAAAGGGACACGCTGCGCGAACGTTACACTGCGTTCCACTCGCAATGACCAATCATCGCTGCGTAAGTCCTGTTTATTAAAGACTAATGACTGATGACTAATTGACTAATGACTCTATCATCCTTGAACCATCAGCTTTAATCCAAGCAATTTGGTTGATAGTGCGATCGCGTGCATATTGTCGAATCTCATCCACATCTCGTCCCCCCAAATCCATTTCAACCCGTACCAAGTGAGTCGAGTCTCGAAGTTTTGTAGCGTAAGCAAAGGCGGCTGTGTAAGCATCGGGCGTTTCTGGTACAATCAACCAATTAGTCCCTGGCGTGGTTTGTGGTAACCGCCCACAAGACAAGAGAATTTGTTGTAAACCTTCCAAGAATAGTGCAAAACCTATTCCTGGTACACTTTCTCCTTTCGGATGATAAAGCTTTAAAAGCTGGTCATAACGACCTCCTCGCCCAAGAACTCGCGTTTGTCCATCAATCTGACTGATGACCTCAAATACGATACCTGTGTAGTAGTCAAAGGTTTGTAATAAGCTCAAGTCAAGGATGATTTCTATCCCTTTTGACGAGATTGATGTTGTACTCGATTTGACTGAAAGCTCTAGCAATTTTACTAGGTTTTTCAGATTATCTACAACTGCTTGTAAACTCTCGTCTAAACCCAGACTGCTGACTTTTTGCAGAACATCCGCAGGCTTCCCGCGCAAATCTAGCATGATTCTGGCGCGTTCTCGTAGTTCATCACTTAACGGTAAAGTGTCTATGGTTATGCGGTCAAGGTGGGCGATCGCACTCCTGACTTTTTCTTGTAGATGAGGGGGAAAAGGTTTGAGGAGCGAGCGCGTAATTTCCGCTTCACCCAAAATCAAATACCAATTGTTCAAACCCACAGCCTGTAAAGAATCTGCCATCAGCAGCAGAATTTCTGCATCGGCTAAGCCACCACCACTGCCCAACAACTCCACCCCAGCTTGATAAAATTCTTGCTGACGGTTGTGCTTCAACTCGCCTGTGCGTTGGAAAACATTGGCATTGTAATACAGGCGTTGTGGATAATTCACCCCTGCCATACGCGTTACAGCCGTGCGAGCAATAGAGGCTGTCAATTCTGGACGTAGCCCCAAATCCTCATCGTTACCATTTTGCAGTTGAATCACCGCAGAGCGATCAATTGCTCCCCCCGCCATCAGCGTATCCATACGCTCTAACGTTGAGGTGATAATTCTATGATATCCCCAACGGTGAAACACTTGCTGTAGCCTGTTTTCTATCCAGCGCTTTTGAGCCACATCTAAGGGTAATAAATCCCTCGCTCCCACTGGAGATTGATACACCATTATTTTTTCTTCCCACCAAACAAACCACCAAACAAACCGCTACCCCCAGATTTACCTGGTTGCTGACTCCCAGTATGAGACGAAGCTGTACGCTTCGCACCACTGGATTTTTGCCCTGTAATCTGTTCAACTTTAAGTCTCCCCGCCAACGCTATTTCGTCTTTGGGGTTTAATTGCAGGGCGCGGTTAAAGTGAACTTTTGCACTCGTGGTAAGATTTTGCTTCAAATAGACCACTCCGATCAAGCTATGGCAACGACTATTATTTGGCTCTAGTTTCAGAGCATCTTGTAATTCTACCCTTGCTTGTGTCAATTGATTTTGTGATATTAAATCTTGAGCACGACGGATGTATTGTAAGACAACCGAGTCTTGCTTTTGTGGTGGAGAGGTTACAGCGGCTTTGTTGGCTGCATTCGTTGGAATTTCTGCTGATGATGCTGCTGCAAATATTTTGCCAGCACTCCGCATTATGTATACCAAATTCAACTCGCTGGCTAAGGCTATCGTGTCTTGTACTTCCTGTAAAGAGTCATATTGAGTTTCAGCAATTTGAGCCACTGCACTCTTATAGATATGCTCAAAATGAGGTGCACTAGCTAGCTGCTGAGTCACATCACTCTTGAGTTCCACCGAAACAGATTCTTGCACCAAACGCTTACCCATTTGGGACAAAATTAAAATATGTTCCATTCTCTGTTTCTCACCAGAGAGTGTTTCATAAGCTGGATTCACCAGCTTAGATAACAATTCATTAGCAAGTTCTTTTTCCGCATCGCTTTCATCCCTACAGGTATCAGGATGTAAGCGGCGGGCAATTTTGAGATAGCGTTTGCGGATTTCTTTGACATCTGCATCAACTGGTACACACAGAACTGCGTGATGGTCTATAAAATCATATTTAAATAATCCGCGATTA
This portion of the Brasilonema sennae CENA114 genome encodes:
- a CDS encoding ATP phosphoribosyltransferase regulatory subunit; amino-acid sequence: MVYQSPVGARDLLPLDVAQKRWIENRLQQVFHRWGYHRIITSTLERMDTLMAGGAIDRSAVIQLQNGNDEDLGLRPELTASIARTAVTRMAGVNYPQRLYYNANVFQRTGELKHNRQQEFYQAGVELLGSGGGLADAEILLLMADSLQAVGLNNWYLILGEAEITRSLLKPFPPHLQEKVRSAIAHLDRITIDTLPLSDELRERARIMLDLRGKPADVLQKVSSLGLDESLQAVVDNLKNLVKLLELSVKSSTTSISSKGIEIILDLSLLQTFDYYTGIVFEVISQIDGQTRVLGRGGRYDQLLKLYHPKGESVPGIGFALFLEGLQQILLSCGRLPQTTPGTNWLIVPETPDAYTAAFAYATKLRDSTHLVRVEMDLGGRDVDEIRQYARDRTINQIAWIKADGSRMIESLVN
- a CDS encoding J domain-containing protein, with the translated sequence MSFKFNRGLFKYDFIDHHAVLCVPVDADVKEIRKRYLKIARRLHPDTCRDESDAEKELANELLSKLVNPAYETLSGEKQRMEHILILSQMGKRLVQESVSVELKSDVTQQLASAPHFEHIYKSAVAQIAETQYDSLQEVQDTIALASELNLVYIMRSAGKIFAAASSAEIPTNAANKAAVTSPPQKQDSVVLQYIRRAQDLISQNQLTQARVELQDALKLEPNNSRCHSLIGVVYLKQNLTTSAKVHFNRALQLNPKDEIALAGRLKVEQITGQKSSGAKRTASSHTGSQQPGKSGGSGLFGGLFGGKKK